GCGTCGATCGCGAGGGCCTTGAGCATGACCTTGTCGAGCTCGGGCGGCAGGCCCGCGACCTTGCGCGACGGCAGCTCGACCGGCTGCGAGTAGATCTCCTCGGCCGAGGTGGTCAGGCCAGCCGCGACGAACAGGCGCTCGCCGGTCAGGAGCTCGTACAGGCACACCGCCAGCGAGTACAGGTCGCTGCGGTGATCGAGCGGGTCGCCCTTGGCCTGCTCGGGCGACATGTAGCCGATCTTCCCCTTCACCTTGTAGAAGATCGACGTGTGGGTCGCGGCCTTGGCGATGCCGAAGTCGGTCAGCTTCACCTCGCCGTTGCGCGACACCAGGATGTTCGACGGCGACACGTCGCGGTGGATCAGGCGCAGCGGCGCGCCGTCGGGCCCGGCCTTGCTGTGGGCGTAGGCCAGCGCCGACAACACCTCGCGGGCGACGTAGATGCCGGCGGCCGGGCCCAGCTTGGCGCGGCGGCGCTTGGCGCGCTTCGCGAGGGTCCGCAGGTCGGCGCCGTCGAGGAACTCCATGACGATGAAGTGCTCGGGCCCGGCGGTGACCAGGTCGATCGTGTGGATGATGTTGGCGTGGTCGAGGGTCGCCGACAGCCGGGCCTCGCGCAGGAACAGGTCGATGAACTCGGGTTGCTGCGTGAACTCGGGCAGGAGCTGCTTGAGCACGACCTCCTTCTCGAACCCGCCCGCGCCCAGCTTCTTGCCCAGGTAGATCGCCCCCATCCCACCCTCGGACAGGAACTCGAGCACGACGTAGCGCTCGATCGGCGCGGAGGTGCCGCCCTGGACCATCCGCGCGACTGTAGCAGCTCTGGCACGTCGTCCGTTTCGGGCGCCGGATCACAGCCCGTAGTTGTCTCGGCCGCGCGGCTGGGCTAGCTTGAGCGGGCTGACCGTGGCGCTCGCTCGTCCTGCACCGCACCTCCGCCAGGCGCTCCGCGCCGGGCTCGGCGTGCGCGTGGTGGCGCTGTGCTCGGCGCTGGCGCTCCTGCTGGCCGGCGGCCTCGAGCTGTACCACCAGGCCACGACCCGCCACGTCCGCTGCGCCGAGCACGGCGAGCTGGTCGACCGGCACCAGAGCGCCAGCGCGGCGCTGACGGTCGACGACCACGCCGCCGATGGCGTCGGCGTGCGCGGTCGGCCGGGCCCCGCCGACGCCGGCCCCGGGCACTCGCACTGCGGCCTCGCCTGCGCCGCGCCGACCCAGACCGTGAGCCCGCGCCGCGTCGCGGTGACCACGCGCCCGACCACGGCCACGATCGTCGCGCTCGACGGCAACGCCCGGGTGACCCTCGGGCGCGGCGTCTACCGCAGCGCCCCCAAGACCTCGCCGCCGGCGTAGCCGCGGCCCGCGGAGCGCGCGGCCGCCTGCCAGCTCAGGTGCGCGCCGGGTCCGTCCCGGCTCCCGCCGCGCGTCCGCCCGGACCTGCGGCACCGCTGCATATCTCCAGGAGCGCGCGTGCGCGTCTCACACGTCTCGATCACGTTCGCGTGGCTGATCCTGGCCGGGGTGACCCCGGCCGTGGCCCAGACACCCCCGGCGGAGCCTCCGCCACCCCCTCCCACCCCGACGGCGACCGACGATCCGGCGGCGCTGGCGGCCAAGGTCGACGCGCTCGCCGCCGACCTCGAGGACGTCCAGGGCGAGAACGAGGACCTCCGGTCCGAGCTCGTCGACCTGCGCGAGCGCGTCGCCGCGAGCAAGCCGCCGACGTCGCTCACCGCGCTCAACCCGCAGATCACCGCGTTCTTGAACGGCGCGGCCCGGTTCGACGACCGCCCGGTCTACACGCCCAACGGCGATCGCGTCGACGACCGCCTGTTCATGCGCACGCTCGAGGTCGAGCTCCGGGCCGCGGTCGATCCGTTCGCCGACGCGGTCGCGATCCTGTCGCTCGAGAACGAGCTGGCCGATGGCTTCGGCGTCGACCTCGAGGCGGGCTACGTCGTCATCAAGCGCCTGCCGGTGCTCGAGTCGGCGCCGCTCGGGCTCAAGCTCAAGGTCGGGCGCTACCGCGCGCCGTTCGGCCTGGTCAACCGCATCCACATGCACGACCTGCCGTGGACCACGCGGCCGCTGCCGATCAGCCGGTTCCTCGGCAACGAGCACGGCGAGCTGTTCGAGGGCGGCTGGAACCCGGTCGGCGTCGACGCCGAGGTCATCCTGCCGGAGGTCATCCCGGGCGCGGTGATGGAGGTCAACGCCGACGTCGTCGACGGCGGCGCGGTCGCGATCAGCGGCATCGGCGCCGACGAGCACCACCACCTCGGCTACCTCGGCCATTACAACTTGTTCTTCACCGTCGCCGACGCCCACGACGTCAACCTGGGCGCGTCGGCGTACCTCGAGCGCGGCGACCACGAGGCCCGGCTCTACGGCGTCGACCTGCTCTACAAGTGGAAGCCGGTCGCGGCCGGCGAGTTCCACAGCGTCGTCCTCGGCGGTGAGCTGATGATGGCCGACCGCCGGTTCACCCGCGACGACGGCACCGAGGCCCGGACCAAGCCGCTGGCCGGGTACGCGTTCGGCCAGGTCCAGCTGTCCTGGCACACCTACCTGGGCGCGCGCTTCGACCTGGCCCAGGACGTGGGCGACGCGTCGATCACGACCAAGGTCGCGGCCGGGTACCTCAGCTACTACACGTCCGAGTTCCTCCGCTTCCGGGCCGGCTACGAGCACCGCTGGAGCGACGTCCCCGCCGACGACGGCATCAACTCGTTCATCACCGAGGTGAACGTGGTCTTCGGCTCGCACCCCACCGAACCCTACTGGGTCAACCGCTGATTCGGAGCCTCCCCATGCGCACCATCCTCGTCATCCTCGCGACCGCGCTCGTCGCGCTCGCGCACACCGCCACCCCCGCCGCCGCCGGCCCCAAGAAGGTCACGGTGGTCACCACGCTCAACGTCCTGGCCGCGGTCACCAAGGAGATCGGCGGCGACCGGGTCGCGGTCAGCGCGCTGGCCAAGCCCAACCAGGATCCGCACACGCTCGTCGCCAAGCCGACCTACAAGGTCGCGGCCAAGAACGCGCGCATGTTCGTCGAGCTGGGCCTCGGCCTCGACGGCTGGGCGTCGGCGGTCACCGACGCCTCGGGCAACCCGGGCATCCAGCTCGGCCAGCCCGGGCGCGTGGTCGCGTCCGATGGCATCACGACCAAGGAGCTGCCGACGACCTTGTCGAAGTCGTGGGGCGACATCCACCCGCAGGGCAACCCGCACGTCTGGCTCGATCCGGTCAACGCCAAGCAGCTCGCGGCCAACATCGCGGCCGGCCTCACCCGGGTCGACCCCGACGGCGCCGCCACCTACGCCGCCAACCTCAAGGCGTTCCAGGTCAAGCTCGACGACGCGCTCTACGGCCGCGCCCTGGTCGAGGAGTACGGCGCCAGCAAGCTCGAGCGGCTGTCACGCCGCAACGAGCTGGTCGACTACCTGAAGACCAAGGGCACGTACGCCAAGCTCGGCGGCTGGCTCAAGCGGGCCGAGCCGCTGCGCGGCCTGAAGATCGTCACCTACCACAAGACCTGGATCTACTTCTGCGACCGGTTCGGCATCACGATCGACGGCGAGATCGAGGAGAAGCCCGGCATCCCGCCGTCGCAGGACTACCTGGCGCGGCTGATCAAGAAGGTCCAGGCCGACGGCGTCAAGGTGCTGTTCGTCGACCCGATCTACCCGAGCAAGGACGGCGCGTTCATCGCCGGCAAGACCGGCGCCAAGGTCGTGTCGAGCCCGATCGACGTCGGCGGCGCGCCTGGCACCGGCGACTACTTCGCGCTGATCGACACGCTGATCACGCGCGTCCTCGCGGCGGCGAAGTAGGCCGGCCGTGGGCTACCTCGATCAGCTGATCTCGATCAACGGCCTGCCGCTGCTGGCGTGCCTGGCGGTGTCGGGGATCCTGGTCTACCTCGGCATGCACGTGGTCGAGCGCAAGGTCATCTTCGTCGACCTGGCGCTGGCGCAGATCGCCGCGCTCGGCGTGATGTGGGCGATCCTGATGGGCTACGACCACGAGACCGAGACCCTCGCGGTCACGCTCTACTCGCTGGCGTTCACCGCGGTCGGCGCGCTGATCTTCTCGATCACCCGGACCCGCAACGAGCGGGTGCCGCACGAGGCGCTGATCGGCATCATCTACGTCACCGCCACCGCCGGCGGCCTGGTGCTGGCCGATCGGTTCGCGCTCGGCACCGAGGCGCTCAAGGAGCTGATCGCCGGCCGGGTCGCGCTGGTGACCCCGGCGATCCTGACCAAGCTGGTGATCACCTGCGCGCTGGTCGGCGCGGTGTTCCTGATCCTGCACCGGCGGCTGATGCGGATCAGCGCCGACCCGGCCGCGGCCGAGGCCGCCGGCATGTCGATCCGGGCGTGGGACTTCGTCTTCTACCTGCTGTTCGGCGTGCTGATCACCCAGTCGGTGTCGGTGCTGGGCGTGCTGCCGGTGTTCGCGTACCTGGTCATCCCGGCGGTCGCGGCGGCGTTCCTGTTCGAGTCGGTGCGGGCCCGGCTGATCTTCGGCTGGATCTTCGCCGGCGTGATCAGCCTGGTCGGGCTCGAGACCGCGCGGGCGTCGCAGCTCGATCCCGGCCCGACGATCGTGTGCCTGTTCGCGGCCGCGCTCGTGATCCTGGGCGTGTTCCTGTTCCTGCGGGCGCGCGGGTTCGCCGGCCGCGCGGTGTTGCAGGTGGTGGGCCTGGCGGTGGTGTTCGCGGCGTTCCTGGGCGGCACGCTGATGTTCCGCAAGCCGCAGCGGACCGACGAGCTGGCCGCCGCGGTCGAGTTCGCGCGCTCGGGCGATCCGACCCACATGCGCCAGGCGATGGTCAGCTTCCGGAACTTCCCCGACGAGCGGACCCGCTGGATCCCGCTGGTGCTGCCGATGGTGAGCGACGCCGACCCGGTCGTGCGCGACGCCGCGACCACCCTCTTGGTCGAGGTCAAGGCGGTCGAGGCCGCGGCGCCCCTGGCCGCGCGCCTGGGCCCGGGGGTCGAGCCCGACGACAACCTGCGCGAGGGCGTGATCCGGGCGCTGCGCGCGCTCGGCGACGCCAGCGTCGTGCCGGCGCTGGTCGACGCGGCCGCGCGCGAGGAGGAGCCCGACCTCGCGGTGGCGCTGGCGATGGCCGGCTTCGATCTGGCCGTCGCCGGCCACGACGACGAGCTCCGGCGCGCCGGCGACGTGCTGATCCAGATCGCGACCGACGACGGCGCCCCGCGCGCGGCCCGGCGCGACGCCGCCGACGCGCTCCACGCCCACGTCGCGATCGACCCGGCCGCCACCGACGACGCCGCCCGCGCCGCGTGGTGGCGCGCGCACCGCGACCTGCTGGTGTGGCAGGCCGAGGCCCATCGCCTGACCGCGCCGGCCGGCGACCCAGGCGCGCCGCCGCCGGCCGAAGTTCCGCCGGCGCCACCCGCCGGCGGCTGACCCGCGACCGGCGCGCCGAAACCTGCCAAGCTGGGGCGTGGCCTCGCCCCGCTATCCGCTGGCTCGGGTCGGCGAGCTGCGCGCCGAGGTCGCGACCGAGCGCGTGCGCGATCTGGCGAGCGCGCTGGCCGACGAGGTCGAGGCCGAGGCCGCGCTGGCCGGCACCGCCGCCGCGGTCGCGCGGCTGCAGGCCGCGATCGCCGCCGCGGGCGCGCTCGCCGGCCCCCGGCCGGCGTGGGCGCTGGCCCAGCGCGACGCCTACGCCGCGCGGCTGCGGCGCGACCTCGACCGCGCCCGCGCCGCGCAGACCAGCGCGGCCGCCGCGCTGGCCGAGCGCCGCACGACCACCGCCGCCGCCCGCGGCGCCGCCGCCACCGCGCGCGCCGAGCGCGACACGATCGAGCGCCACCGCACCGACTGGGACGACGCCCAGCGCAAGACCCGCGAGCGCCGCGAGGACTGACCGGCAGTCGATCCGGCCGGGCCGCTGCGCGCGGCCTCGGCGGGCGACAGTCTCGGCGCGGCGTGGTGTACGATGGCGTATTCACCTATCGGGGGTTCCATGTCTCGCCTCGCTTCGCTGCTCGGGCTCGTCGTTCTCACTGCCGTCGTGGCCTGCGGCGAGGTCGGCGGCGGTTCGCCGATCGACGCTCCACCCACGCCGACCTTCACGCTGACCGCCGCCACCAGCGGCAACGGCGCCGGCACGATCACCTCGGCGCCAGCGGGCATCAGCTGCGGCGCCGACTGCACCGAAACCTACGATGAGGGGACCGTCGTCGCGCTGACGGCCGCGCCGGCGGCCGGCTCGACGTTCATGGGCTGGACCGGCGGCGGCTGCTCCGGCACCGGGGCCTGCGAGGTCACCGTCACCGCCGCGGTCACGGTCACCGCGGCGTTCGCCCTCGACAACTCG
The genomic region above belongs to Myxococcales bacterium and contains:
- a CDS encoding metal ABC transporter permease, whose amino-acid sequence is MGYLDQLISINGLPLLACLAVSGILVYLGMHVVERKVIFVDLALAQIAALGVMWAILMGYDHETETLAVTLYSLAFTAVGALIFSITRTRNERVPHEALIGIIYVTATAGGLVLADRFALGTEALKELIAGRVALVTPAILTKLVITCALVGAVFLILHRRLMRISADPAAAEAAGMSIRAWDFVFYLLFGVLITQSVSVLGVLPVFAYLVIPAVAAAFLFESVRARLIFGWIFAGVISLVGLETARASQLDPGPTIVCLFAAALVILGVFLFLRARGFAGRAVLQVVGLAVVFAAFLGGTLMFRKPQRTDELAAAVEFARSGDPTHMRQAMVSFRNFPDERTRWIPLVLPMVSDADPVVRDAATTLLVEVKAVEAAAPLAARLGPGVEPDDNLREGVIRALRALGDASVVPALVDAAAREEEPDLAVALAMAGFDLAVAGHDDELRRAGDVLIQIATDDGAPRAARRDAADALHAHVAIDPAATDDAARAAWWRAHRDLLVWQAEAHRLTAPAGDPGAPPPAEVPPAPPAGG
- a CDS encoding zinc ABC transporter substrate-binding protein, with amino-acid sequence MRTILVILATALVALAHTATPAAAGPKKVTVVTTLNVLAAVTKEIGGDRVAVSALAKPNQDPHTLVAKPTYKVAAKNARMFVELGLGLDGWASAVTDASGNPGIQLGQPGRVVASDGITTKELPTTLSKSWGDIHPQGNPHVWLDPVNAKQLAANIAAGLTRVDPDGAATYAANLKAFQVKLDDALYGRALVEEYGASKLERLSRRNELVDYLKTKGTYAKLGGWLKRAEPLRGLKIVTYHKTWIYFCDRFGITIDGEIEEKPGIPPSQDYLARLIKKVQADGVKVLFVDPIYPSKDGAFIAGKTGAKVVSSPIDVGGAPGTGDYFALIDTLITRVLAAAK